Proteins encoded by one window of Pseudorca crassidens isolate mPseCra1 chromosome 3, mPseCra1.hap1, whole genome shotgun sequence:
- the CAPSL gene encoding calcyphosin-like protein yields MAGTARHDREMAIQAKQKLTTATDPIERLLLQCLARASAGIKGLGRAFRIMDDNNNRTLGFKEFVKGLNDYAVVMEKEEAEELFQRSDKDGNGTIDFNGFLLALRPPMSRARKEVIMQAFRKLDKTGDGVITIEDLREVYSAKHHPKYQNGEWTEEQVFRKFLDNFDSPYDKDGVVTPEEFMNYYAGVSASTDTAVYFLIMMRTAWKL; encoded by the exons ATGGCGGGGACGGCACGCCACGACCGAGAGATGGCGATCCAGGCCAAGCAGAAACTCACCACGGCCACTGACCCCATCGAAAGGCTCCTCCTGCAGTGCCTAGCCAGGGCCTCCGCGGGCATCAAAGGGCTTGGCAG AGCGTTTCGAATTATGGATGACAATAACAACAGAACCCTTGGTTTCAAAGAATTTGTGAAAGGGTTAAATGATTATGCTGTGGTCATGGAaaaggaagaggcagaagagCTTTTCCAGAGGTCTGATAAAGATGGAAATGGAACAATAGACTTTAATGGATTTCTTCTCGCATTAAGA CCTCCAATGTCCAGAGCCAGAAAAGAGGTAATTATGCAAGCTTTTAGAAAGTTAGACAAGACTGGAGATGGCGTGATAACAATTGAAGACCTTCGTGAGGTGTACAGTGCAAAACACCACCCGAAGTACCAAAACGGAGAATGGACAGAGGAGCAAGTGTTCCGGAAATTTCTGGATAACTTTGACTCACCCTATGACAAAGATGGAGTG GTGACCCCCGAGGAGTTTATGAACTACTATGCCGGGGTGAGCGCTTCCACGGACACCGCTGTGTATTTCCTCATCATGATGAGAACTGCCTGGAAGCTCTAA